The Desulfovibrio sp. G11 region AAAACCATACGCCGCGAACTGTTCGACCCCGAAAGAACGGCTGTGCGCAGCGAATACCGCAGCGAAGAAAGCCAGCAGGGGCGCGCCAACCTTGAGGCAGGCTCGCCAGATGTGAATTTTCGCGGCGACGGCATCACCGGTTCTGTCTCTGACCAGAGCGGAACCCGTGAAGCCCGCACCACCAACTACGAAATCAACAAGGAAGAACAGCAGATCGTGTCCAACGTGGGAGAATTGCGCCGCCTGACGGTTGCAGTCCTCATTGATGGCACGTATGTAAAGGCCGATGGCGCGTGGACGTTTATGCCGCGCAAAAGCGAAGAGCTTGAACAGGTGCGTCAGCTTGTTCATAATGCCGTGGGGCTGGATACGGGCCGGGGCGACGCACTGGAGGTCAGCTCCGCGCCCTTTACCGACTCCGAGCCGCCCAGGGACCCGAATTTTGCCGACATGCTGGCTGACTATGCCGAACGTCTGGGCAAGCCCCTGCTTAATGCCCTGCTGGCCTTCCTGTTCCTGATGCTTATAGTGCGGCCTGTGGTGCTGGCTCTTATCCGGCCCAAGGTTGAGGCCGGTGAAATGGTGGAAGGCCTGGAAGGCCTGCCCGCCGCCGAAGAGCAGCTCGCTCTGTACGAGGCGCTGGAAGAAGCCGCCAGAACAGAAGACGAGGTGCCGCAGGAAGACGACGAGGACGACCTGGTGTTCAAGGACATTGAAGCCCTGAAAGCGCACATCTTTACCCTGTCCGACAATCATATGGAACAGGTGGTTACCCTGGTGCGCGGTTGGATGAAGAACGATGAAGCAGTTAAAGCCTAGCTCCCCGCGGATGGGCCTTTCGTCAGGGCAGGGCGGCGGTTCTACGCCGGCCCTGTCACGGCTCAAGGCGCTGCGCCTGGCGCAGAAAGAAACCAATCAGCGGGTGGAGGAATTGAAGTTGCGGCTGTTCCGTATTACCGAGCAGCATATGGATCAGGCCGTGCGGCTTATCAAGCGCTGGCTTTCAGACAAGGACTAAAACCCCTCTGTGCCCTCGGGGGCGGGGTGAAGGAGCATAAGGATGGAGTTGACCGGCAAACAGCGCATCGCCGTGCTGCTGCTCGCCATGGGCGACAAATTCACGGCCGACGTGTTCAAGCGCATGGACAGGCAGGAAATAGCCGAGATCTCCAAAGCCATTGTGGACTTGGAACCCGTGCCGCGTGAAATTGTGGAAGACGTCCTGCGCGAGTTTCACGAATCTCTGGTGGAAGGGGTGGATATGATAGCGGGCGGCAGCGATACGCTCAAACGTCTGCTGGTCAAGAACCTCGACCCCGAGACCGCCAAGTACATTATGGACTCGCTCAGCCTTGAAACCGGCCCCGCGCCATTTCGCGAGCTTGAGCAGGTAAGCCCTCGCCTTCTTTCACAAATTTTACGCAACGAGCACCCGCAGACCCTGGCGCTCATTCTTGGGCATCTGCATCCTGATCAGGCCGCCAATTTATTGACAAGCCTGCCCGCCGGTGTGCGCGCCGAGGTGCTCATGCGTCTGGCCCGGCTTGAGGCCGTGCCGGAAGACATGCTTATGGAAGTGGACAAGGTGCTTACAAGCCAGCTGATCGCCATGGGCGGCAAGGAAGGCAAAAAGGTGGGCGGCGTACAGTCTGTGGCTGAAATTCTCAATGCCGTGGACCGCGCCACCGAAGAAGAAGTGCTGTCCGAAATCGAAGAAGATTCCGCCCAGATGGCCGAAGATATCCGCAACCTCATGTTCGTCTTTGAAGACTGCAAAAATATTGACGACCGCGGCGTGCGCGAGATGCTCAAGGAAATTTCCAACGAAGACCTTACCCTGGCCCTGCGTGGCTCCAGTGACGACCTCAAGGAAAAGTTCTTCAAGAATATGTCCGAACGCGCGGGCAACATGATTCGCGAAGAACTGGAATATATGGGGCCGACCAAGCTTTCAGACGTAGAGGCCGCGCAGCAGAATATCGTAAAGGTTGTGCGTCGCCTTGAGGCGGAAAACAAGCTTGTCATCAGCAGGGGTGCTGGCGAGGTCTTTGTATAGGGCTGCGGCAGGTGCCCCGTATCCAGGGGTAACAGCCTTGCTGTGCCGGCTGGTCTGGCGGCCGCTGCAGATCTGCACTGAAAAATTCTAACCCGGAAAACGTCATGGTGTCAGATCAGTTGCGCAAAAAATGGGGTACTGTCTTCATGGGTGAGCGCGAAGCCACCGTGGAGCAGCTTGACGCCATGCAGGAACCCCTGCGCCGTGAGCGTGCGCAACAGCAGGAACAGGAAGATTATTTTGCGCGGGTGCGGGCCAAGGCCGAGGAAAGGGCGCGTGAAATACTGGGGGCAGCCTACGCCGAACGCCAAAGGGTGCTCGACGAGGCGCGGGCCGAGGCGCAGGACCTGAAGCAGCGGCTCATTGGCGACAGCGAAACACTCAAGGCCCAGGCGCAGGAAGACAGAAAGCAGGCCGGAGCCGAGCTGGGCAAGGCGCAAGTGCTGCGAGAGCAGGCGCAAGCCGTGCTCGACGCAGCCCATGGCGAGGGATTTCAGGCGGGTATGGACCAGGCCGGGCAGGAGCTTAAAGAGTTTCGCGCCGAAATGGGGCAGGCGCTCGGCAGTGTGCTTTATGCGCTGGATGCCCAGCGCCGCAACATATGCGACGCCTGGCGTGAAGAACTTGCCCTGCTGACGCAGGAGGCCGTTACGGCAGGTACGGGCTGGGTGCTGGAAGAAGAGCATAAACGCATCTTGCAGGCCCTGGTCTTTGAGGCGCTCAACCTGTTGGAAGACCGCGCCTCCATCACCGTACGCGTGCATCCCGATGACGAAGGCACCGTGGGCGACATGTTCATGGCTGCCCGTGAGCGTGTGCCCGAGTTGCAGCAATGGGTCGTCAACGGCGATGAGTCTGTTGAACGTGGCGGGCTGGTGGCTGAAAGCGTCAGCGGCAGCGTAGACTGTCGCCGGGAACATTACGCAGAACTGGTCAACGGTATTTTATCCCATCTGACCCTCGGGCCTGACCGGAAAGAAGAAAGCGATGGAGAGGCCGTCAGCCGGATGGTGCAGCAAGAGGCCGAGCGCATAGCCG contains the following coding sequences:
- a CDS encoding flagellar M-ring protein FliF, whose translation is MKQLKPSSPRMGLSSGQGGGSTPALSRLKALRLAQKETNQRVEELKLRLFRITEQHMDQAVRLIKRWLSDKD
- the fliG gene encoding flagellar motor switch protein FliG; this encodes MELTGKQRIAVLLLAMGDKFTADVFKRMDRQEIAEISKAIVDLEPVPREIVEDVLREFHESLVEGVDMIAGGSDTLKRLLVKNLDPETAKYIMDSLSLETGPAPFRELEQVSPRLLSQILRNEHPQTLALILGHLHPDQAANLLTSLPAGVRAEVLMRLARLEAVPEDMLMEVDKVLTSQLIAMGGKEGKKVGGVQSVAEILNAVDRATEEEVLSEIEEDSAQMAEDIRNLMFVFEDCKNIDDRGVREMLKEISNEDLTLALRGSSDDLKEKFFKNMSERAGNMIREELEYMGPTKLSDVEAAQQNIVKVVRRLEAENKLVISRGAGEVFV